The Paenibacillus mucilaginosus 3016 genome includes the window GGAGTTCAGCACAGCTACCGGACGGGCACCCATGGAGAAAATGTCCCGTATAATCCCGCCTACGCCCGTTGCCGCCCCTTGGTATGGTTCCACCGCGGAAGGGTGGTTATGGCTTTCAATTTTGAACACAACCGCTTGGTTGTCGCCGATATCCACGATTCCCGCGCCTTCGCCCGGTCCCATCAGGACACGTTCGCCGGTTGTCGGGAACTTGCGCAGTACCGCTTTGGAGTTCTTGTAAGAGCAGTGCTCCGACCACATGACGGAGAATACGCCGATCTCCACATAGTTCGGCTTCCGTCCGAGGAAGCCGCAGATGAGGTCGTACTCGGCATCGGAGACACCGAACTGCTTGTAGATTTTCTGTTCCTGAATCTGTTCTGCCGTTGGTTCCTTAGCCGATAGCTGCTGCGCCATGTTTTTCCCTCCAAGTGCTTAAAATCGATGTAAACATCCGCTTGCCGTCTTCGGAACCGAGCAGCGCCGACACGGCACGTTCCGGATGCGGCATCATGCCGAGGACATTGCCGCCCTTGCTGCAGATGCCTGCGATATCGTCAACCGAGCCGTTCGGGTTGTTGCCCGCTTCGTAACGGAACACGATCTGGTTGTTCGCTTTGAGCTCGGCCAGGGCCGCCTCGTCACAGTAGTAGTTGCCTTCGCCGTGCGCGATCGGGATGTTGATGAGCTCGTCCTGCTTGTACTCCTTGGTGAACGGGGTATCCGTGTTAACTACAGACAGCATCGCCGCATGACAGCGGAACTTCAGCGACTCGTTGCGCAGCATCGCGCCCGGCAGCAGGCCGGACTCGAGCAGAATCTGGAAGCCGTTGCAGATGCCGAGGATGTACTTGCCCTGCTCCGCCGCTTCACGGAGAGCCTTCATGACCGGTGCAAATTGGGCGATTGCGCCGCAGCGCAGGTAGTCTCCGTAGGAGAAGCCGCCCGGTATGATAATACAGTCGTATTTGGAGAGATCCGTCTCGGTATGCCATACATAGTCCACGGGCTGGCCTACTGTGTCTTCCACCGCTTTGTAGCAGTCGATATCACAGTTGGAGCCGGGAAACACCAGAACCGCAAAATTCATGATTGTTGTCCTCCCTAATCCTTGTTAAAAGGTAGCCGGCCGGCTCCTATTCGCTCAGCTCGTAGCGGTAGTCTTCGATGACCGTGTTCGCGAGCAGCTTCTCGCACATGGCTTTGAGGCGCTCTTCCGCAGCAGCGCGGTTGTCCGTGTTCAGTTCCACTTCCAGGTACTTGCCGATCCGCACCTTGTCCACTTCGTCGAAGCCCATGGAGTGCAGCGCGCCCTGCACCGCCGTTCCTTGTACGTCCAGTACGCTTTGCTTAATCGTCACATATACGGTCGCTTTTAACATCGAATAGTACCTCCCAAGGGTATGAAAAATGTCCGTTTGCTCTCTCACCTTACATACTGCGTGTCCATCCTGCATCTGCTCCCCCGGACCGAAGCCCGGGCTGCAGTCATGCGTTTTATCCCAAAACCAAGCGGTTATAAATTTCGCGGTAGCGCCGGCTTGTCTCTTCCACGACTTCTGCAGGAAGCGGAGCAGGCTCGCTGTTCTTGTCCCAGTCCGTGCTGGCCAGATAGCTCCGCACCGGCTCTTTGTCCATGGAGTCGATCTCGGTATCCAGCTCGTACTTGTCCTTCGCCCAGAATCTCGATGAATCCGGAGTGAAGATTTCGTCAATGAGTATGATTTCACCGTCGATCAGGCCGAATTCGAATTTGGTGTCGGCGAGAATAATGCCGCGGTCCTGGCAGAAGGCGTGAGCGTAGTTGTACAGCTGAAGGCTCTTCGCCTGCAGCTGCTCGGTCAGCTCGGCGCCGACAAGCTCTTTCATCCGCTCGATGGAGATATCCTCATCGTGGCCGACATCGTTCTTCGCCGCCGGCGTGAAGATCGGCTGCTCAAAGCGCTGGTTCTTGCGCAGGCCTGCAGGCAGCTTGTGGCCGTTGATCTCGCCCGTCTGCTGGTACTGTCTCCAGCCGCCGCCCGTGATGTAGCCGCGCACCACGCATTCGATGTCGATCCGCTCGGCTTTTTTGGTCACCATGAACCGGTCTTTCATGATCTCCCGGTCCGTGATGATGTCGCCGAGCAGATCCACGTCCGTATGCACCACATGGTTGTCGATGATCTCGGTCGTTTGGTCGAACCAGAACTTGCTCAGCGTGTTAAGCACGTTCCCCTTGTCCGGCACAGCCGGGCTCAGCACCCAGTCGAATGCCGAGATCCGGTCCGATACCGCGATGAGGTAATGGTCTCCAAGCCCGTAAATCTCGCGGACCTTGCCTTTATAGAGCAGCGGCGCCTTGATATACTCCTGCGCGCTGGAAATTGCGATCGTTGACGCTTCCTTCATGGTTTCCCCCGCCTCCCCGTAACCCGGTGCTTCTTAGCTCAAGCCCAGACGTTTGAAAATCGTATCGACATGCTTCAGATGCCAGCTCGGATTGAATGCATCCTCAATCTCTTCCAGGCTGAGGTACTCCCGGATCGCCGGCGTATTCTCCACGATGTCACGGAACGAGCGCTGCTCTTCCCATGCCTGCATGGCCCGCGGCTGCACCGTATCGTAAGCCTGCTCGCGGGAGAGCCCTTTGTCGATCAGCTTCGTCATAACGCGGCCCGAGAACGGAACCCCGTAGGTGCTCTGCATGTTGCGCTTCATGTTCTCCGGGAACACCGTCAGGTTCTTGATGATGTTGCCGAGGCGGTTCAGCATGTAGTTCAGCAGGATCGTCGAATCCGGAAGAATGATCCGCTCGACGGACGAGTGCGAGATATCGCGCTCATGCCACAGGGTGACATTCTCGTAAGCGGAGACCATGTGGCCGCGGATGACGCGGGCCAGACCCGAG containing:
- a CDS encoding phosphoribosylaminoimidazolesuccinocarboxamide synthase, translated to MKEASTIAISSAQEYIKAPLLYKGKVREIYGLGDHYLIAVSDRISAFDWVLSPAVPDKGNVLNTLSKFWFDQTTEIIDNHVVHTDVDLLGDIITDREIMKDRFMVTKKAERIDIECVVRGYITGGGWRQYQQTGEINGHKLPAGLRKNQRFEQPIFTPAAKNDVGHDEDISIERMKELVGAELTEQLQAKSLQLYNYAHAFCQDRGIILADTKFEFGLIDGEIILIDEIFTPDSSRFWAKDKYELDTEIDSMDKEPVRSYLASTDWDKNSEPAPLPAEVVEETSRRYREIYNRLVLG
- the purS gene encoding phosphoribosylformylglycinamidine synthase subunit PurS, yielding MLKATVYVTIKQSVLDVQGTAVQGALHSMGFDEVDKVRIGKYLEVELNTDNRAAAEERLKAMCEKLLANTVIEDYRYELSE
- the purQ gene encoding phosphoribosylformylglycinamidine synthase subunit PurQ; translation: MNFAVLVFPGSNCDIDCYKAVEDTVGQPVDYVWHTETDLSKYDCIIIPGGFSYGDYLRCGAIAQFAPVMKALREAAEQGKYILGICNGFQILLESGLLPGAMLRNESLKFRCHAAMLSVVNTDTPFTKEYKQDELINIPIAHGEGNYYCDEAALAELKANNQIVFRYEAGNNPNGSVDDIAGICSKGGNVLGMMPHPERAVSALLGSEDGKRMFTSILSTWREKHGAAAIG